A stretch of the Alnus glutinosa chromosome 6, dhAlnGlut1.1, whole genome shotgun sequence genome encodes the following:
- the LOC133871717 gene encoding disease resistance protein RPP13-like: MADSVVTFLLQNLFDLLKEEANFLAGVEDKVNSLHDELSFINIFLESSAEKRKDKIVNEVVRQIRDVAYEAEDTIDHFIYNVAKHRRRSAIRRMFRLPSNTLMLRNVGKKIEGIKEKINEIYNNRERYGIERVEASGNAVEEEAMHRRRREVEEDDVGILSSMPAISIIGMGGLGKTTLARKIYNNPRVVRHFKCRAWVCVSQDFRIRELLLQILKELGILEELGMRLEDMSDDELKKKLVKCLQGRRFLVVMDDIWRAEVWDEVRSVFPDNSNRSRILITSRNKEVALYASHTPPYYLPFLKENESWELFHKKVFRGETCPPELETLGRQIAKGCRGLPLSIVVLAGRLAKMDKSLHIWSKFVGDVTSLLNSNEDTTICQKILSLSYTDLPRHLKPCFLYFGIYPEDFQIPVVELVSLWVAEGFIQPKGNRLPEDDAEMYLEELIDRSLIQVVRRRRIDGGVKTCRIHDLLRDLCISESAEEKFLEIHPGYEHLSTNNSRRLSIQGKTCRYQSSTLHVPKNVRSVFFFGNRSYDDCVIRKWLKENFKLLRVINYVPNSVVLKSIETFIHLRYLRIDCHHLDFPDSICNLTNLVTLRALGDGGSNRYLPKGIFKLQRLRHLYLSYALGWSFPWDSKGVLCNLQVLDCLAINYELKNHRFLVVPENFPNVRHLTMSIYRPSTLEAGHEEDSFPSLHHLAHLETLKIWDCGMLAGYPNLIPSTVTKLRLQRVERLDACVAELGKLPNLRMLKLHGLQYECPNVSIHVIAHSFPQLQFLELRGLRIEEWKNETSAMPRLTHLVIVQCFQFASAPELLSSTTLQYVKVSDSPRLARLLQNLPGKVGFELIID, encoded by the exons ATGGCCGACAGTGTTGTCACTTTCCTCTTGCAAAACTTGTTCGATCTACTCAAAGAAGAAGCAAATTTCCTTGCTGGAGTGGAGGATAAAGTCAATTCGCTTCATGATGAGCTCAGTTTTATAAATATCTTCCTGGAGAGCTCCGCGGAAAAACGGAAAGATAAAATAGTAAATGAGGTAGTCCGGCAAATCAGGGACGTGGCTTACGAGGCTGAGGATACGATCGACCATTTCATCTACAATGTCGCAAAACACAGGAGGAGGAGCGCGATAAGGAGGATGTTTCGTTTACCTTCTAACACATTGATGCTTCGAAACGTTGGAAAGAAGATAGAAGGAATCAAAGAGAAAATCAACGAAATCTACAATAATAGAGAAAGGTACGGCATTGAAAGAGTTGAAGCTTCTGGAAATGCAGTCGAGGAGGAGGCAATGCACAGGCGTAGGAGAGAAGTCGAGGAAGATGACGTG GGGATCTTAAGCTCGATGCCGGCCATTTCAATCATCGGTATGGGCGGGCTGGGCAAGACGACTCTTGCCAGGAAAATATACAATAATCCTCGTGTCGTGAGGCACTTTAAGTGCCGTGCATGGGTGTGTGTATCTCAAGATTTCAGAATTAGAGAGTTGTTACTTCAAATTTTAAAGGAATTGGGAATTTTAGAGGAATTGGGAATGAGACTTGAAGACATGAGTGACGATGAACTAAAAAAGAAGCTAGTCAAATGCTTGCAAGGGAGGAGGTTCCTAGTAGTCATGGACGACATATGGAGAGCTGAAGTTTGGGATGAGGTAAGATCTGTGTTTCCTGATAACTCCAATAGAAGCAGAATATTGATCACTAGTCGAAATAAAGAAGTGGCGTTATATGCAAGCCATACTCCTCCTTACTATCTCCCATTTCTTAAGGAAAATGAAAGCTGGGAACTCTTCCATAAGAAGGTGTTCCGAGGAGAAACATGTCCTCCCGAATTAGAAACTCTTGGGAGACAAATCGCAAAAGGTTGTCGAGGCTTACCACTTTCGATTGTGGTATTAGCAGGCCGTTTAGCAAAAATGGACAAGTCACTGCACATATGGTCGAAATTTGTTGGTGATGTAACTAGTTTGCTTAATAGTAACGAGGATACAACAATATGCCAGAAAATACTATCCTTAAGCTACACCGATCTACCCCGGCACTTGAAACCAtgctttttgtattttggtatataTCCAGAAGATTTTCAGATTCCGGTAGTTGAATTGGTTAGCCTGTGGGTAGCGGAGGGTTTCATACAGCCCAAAGGCAATAGATTGCCGGAGGATGATGCTGAAATGTATTTGGAGGAGCTCATTGATCGAAGCTTGATCCAAGTGGTTCGCAGGAGGAGGATAGATGGAGGAGTAAAGACATGCCGTATCCATGATCTTTTGCGAGATCTCTGCATATCGGAGAGTGCGGAAGAGAAGTTTCTTGAGATTCATCCAGGTTACGAACATTTATCCACGAACAATTCCCGCAGACTATCCATCCAAGGTAAGACTTGTCGATATCAGTCTTCAACCCTTCATGTCCCTAAAAATGTCCGTTCTGTGTTCTTCTTTGGTAATAGATCGTATGATGACTGTGTTATCCGGAAATGGCTAaaagaaaacttcaaattgCTTCGGGTGATTAATTACGTACCAAATTCAGTCGTGCTCAAAAGCATAGAAACATTTATCCATTTGAGGTACTTGAGGATAGATTGTCATCATCTTGATTTTCCAGATTCTATTTGCAACCTTACGAATCTAGTGACGCTTCGCGCACTTGGTGATGGTGGTTCAAATAGATATTTGCCGAAGGGCATATTTAAGCTGCAGCGTCTTAGGCATCTGTATCTGTCTTATGCTCTTGGATGGTCGTTTCCTTGGGATTCAAAGGGAGTTTTATGTAACCTCCAAGTCCTTGACTGCTTAGCAATTAACTATGAGCTTAAAAATCATAGGTTCCTTGTCGTACCGGAAAATTTTCCTAATGTTAGGCATTTAACAATGTCAATTTATAGACCGTCGACATTGGAGGCGGGGCATGAAGAAGATTCTTTTCCAAGCCTCCACCACTTAGCTCATCTTGAAACATTGAAAATTTGGGATTGCGGAATGCTTGCTGGATATCCGAATTTAATTCCATCGACAGTCACCAAGCTAAGATTACAAAGGGTTGAAAGACTCGATGCCTGCGTGGCAGAGCTGGGAAAGCTTCCCAACCTTCGGATGCTGAAATTACATGGATTACAATATGAATGTCCGAATGTTAGCATCCACGTCATTGCACATTCGTTTCCTCAACTCCAATTCCTCGAATTGAGGGGATTGAGAATTGAAGAATGGAAAAACGAGACGAGTGCAATGCCAAGGCTTACGCATTTGGTTATCGTTCAATGCTTTCAATTTGCTAGCGCACCAGAACTATTGAGTTCCACCACTTTGCAATATGTGAAGGTGTCCGATAGTCCAAGATTGGCTAGATTGCTTCAAAATCTGCCGGGGAAAGTTGGGTTTGAGCTGATCATTGACTAG